From Pyrenophora tritici-repentis strain M4 chromosome 1, whole genome shotgun sequence, the proteins below share one genomic window:
- a CDS encoding Elongin-A domain containing protein — MPVQSLYELARQRLIKNIDLVRDIGDLPYSFLGPPVLRFIQNPDQLAELETKCPQILGETGEIWLRFIKRDIPDWSKKPHEPKDPNNWGKVYRKLKRDAEIEKHADEVALKQKMKALQNDRAQNKTMIVDSRMAYGAGASRVFTGRTSTPWGVPSGAPVKTGKVAFDKLKRGMFDRGRERPKASHIPAHILAQRKTTVRQAPARMVRMEETKAPREQAAPVAKKPEQQPSASASAAQARIKQRPAPPTRTSLPAGQQFNAPKPVASTGPSGVAPPPKRKREPYSMFQPKKRKML; from the coding sequence ATGCCGGTTCAAAGCCTCTACGAGCTGGCTCGTCAGCGGCTCATTAAGAACATCGACCTTGTCCGCGATATTGGCGACTTGCCCTACTCTTTCCTCGGTCCACCTGTCCTCAGATTCATACAAAACCCAGATCAGCTCGCGGAGCTTGAGACGAAATGCCCACAAATACTTGGCGAGACGGGCGAGATCTGGCTTCGCTTCATCAAGCGAGACATACCAGATTGGAGCAAGAAGCCTCATGAGCCCAAAGATCCGAATAACTGGGGAAAGGTCTATCGCAAACTTAAGAGGGATGCGGAGATTGAAAAACATGCCGACGAGGTGGCTCTGAAACAGAAGATGAAGGCGTTGCAGAACGATCGCGCTCAGAACAAGACGATGATCGTGGATAGTCGGATGGCATATGGTGCAGGCGCTAGCCGTGTCTTCACTGGGCGCACATCCACTCCTTGGGGCGTGCCTTCTGGTGCGCCTGTAAAGACGGGCAAGGTCGCTTTCGACAAACTGAAGCGAGGCATGTTTGACCGTGGACGTGAACGCCCCAAGGCCTCCCATATACCCGCACACATTCTCGCCCAGAGAAAGACTACCGTCAGGCAAGCTCCGGCACGCATGGTTCGGATGGAAGAGACCAAGGCTCCGCGCGAACAAGCAGCACCAGTGGCTAAGAAGCCTGAGCAACAACCATCGGCATCGGCATCGGCGGCCCAGGCCCGCATCAAACAGAGGCCAGCACCCCCGACAAGAACGTCGCTTCCAGCAGGTCAGCAGTTCAACGCGCCTAAGCCGGTAGCATCAACTGGTCCGTCCGGAGTCGCCCCACCACCCAAGAGGAAGAGAGAACCATACAGCATGTTCCAACcgaagaaaagaaagatgCTATGA
- a CDS encoding THOC7 multi-domain protein — protein MAIKDWGLLSQTDEDALHNVSRLLAVEARPYTNAAGRLLKPEFFEDARPKQLPSPPPDASAAEEEAAAIVVEREQQVHNIEIWRKDIMNELSLLDFAILRAEFTTKSNHTERERYAVDKTAIEAKQEHVRKTIEDLRVRLVEAKETLAVRKKYDELTEKITSSKMLKPRDEQALAHVKLDQEISELEHEVQSAKDTWSDRRTQFGRIEEEARGMLRMIKDEKEEAERKEGMMKDDDGEGEGSTSRGDISHAGTPRPDGGMTPGHASQSGEASSLRVPPHDRLRPLSREVSVVRSPARSNVVDDTEMADSGANSGDAHADYSSGLEEGEDLEDGEEDGEEPSIDMDES, from the exons ATGGCGATTAAAGATTGGGGTTTACTGTCGCAAACAGATGAAG ATGCGCTTCACAATGTTTCGCGACTCCTTGCCGTCGAGGCCCGTCCGTACACGAACGCCGCTGGTCGCCTACTGAAGCCCGAATTCTTCGAGGATGCGCGCCCGAAACAACTGCCCTCTCCACCGCCAGATGCTTCAGCCGCCGAGGAGGAGGCCGCAGCGATAGTAGTTGAGCGTGAACAGCAGGTACACAACATCGAGATATGGCGCAAAGACATTATGAACGAGCTGTCGCTTCTCGACTTTGCCATTCTCCGCGCCGAATTCACTACGAAAAGCAACCACACGGAGCGCGAGCGATACGCTGTAGACAAAACAGCTATTGAAGCCAAGCAGGAGCACGTCCGAAAGACCATAGAAGATCTGCGCGTGCGCCTAGTCGAGGCCAAGGAGACGCTTGCCGTGCGCAAGAAGTACGATGAGCTGACGGAGAAGATCACTAGCAGCAAGATGCTGAAGCCTCGGGATGAGCAAGCACTAGCTCACGTTAAGCTGGACCAGGAGATTTCGGAACTCGAGCATGAAGTACAGTCAGCAAAGGATACGTGGAGTGACCGACGCACCCAGTTTGGACGTATTGAAGAGGAGGCACGGGGGATGCTGCGCATGATCAAAGACGAGAAGGAGGAGGCCGAGCGCAAAGAGGGCATGATGAAGGATGATGACGGCGAGGGTGAGGGCAGCACTTCGAGAGGAGACATTAGCCACGCTGGTACGCCGCGACCTGATGGTGGCATGACGCCCGGGCATGCCAGTCAGAGTGGAGAGGCATCGTCGCTGCGAGTCCCGCCACATGATCGCCTAAGGCCTCTGTCGCGCGAAGTAAGCGTCGTGCGGTCGCCTGCCAGATCTAATGTTGTTGATGACACGGAAATGGCCGATTCAGGAGCGAACTCTGGGGATGCTCATGCGGACTACTCTTCCGGCCTAGAAGAGGGCGAGGATTTGGAGGACGGTGAGGAGGATGGCGAAGAGCCTTCGATTGATATGGACGAGTCGTGA
- a CDS encoding tubulin-specific chaperone Rbl2, which yields MAPPSKLKIATGVVTRLVKEEKSYHKEIEQQEARIKKAETSEGDENAEYTLKQERQALQETKNVLPGMKTKIEQAIERLEEELEGNGGEAPEEEVTKAKEAIAQGKAAMNEAS from the exons ATGGCACCTCCCTCCAAACTCAAGATAGCAACCGGCGTCGTGACCCGCTTGGTCAAGGAGGAAAAGAGCTATCACAAGGAGATTGAGCAACAGGAAGCGCGCATCAAGAAGGCAGAGACCAGCGAGGGTGATGAAAACGCCGAGTACACGTTGAAACAGGAG CGTCAAGCACTCCAGGAGACCAAGAACGTGCTGCCTGGCATGAAGACCAAGATTGAGCAGGCGATCGAGAGGCTGGAAGAGGAGCTT GAAGGCAACGGTGGTGAGGCGCCAGAGGAAGAGGTTACAAAGGCAAAGGAAGCCATTGCCCAGGGTAAGGCGGCCATGAACGAGGCATCTTAG